In Gemmobacter sp., the genomic window TTACAGGTTTTTTCCTGCGACAGCATCGCGATCGCCGACAGCTGAGTCCCGGTCGCGCCATCGGCCATGTAGGCCCGGGCATATGCTTGCGTCAGAGAAATAGGTCATCACGGATGGTGGCTGCCGCCGCTCAGCCGGATGGGCCCGGGGGAACGAGCGTCCTGCACGAGAAGACAGAAGCAGGCGCCGGGATACCCTGTAGTCAGGAGGGCGCATGGTCACGGGCTGTCTGCCGGCGCCTTTCCGCGCGGCTGCTGACAGGTTGGGTCGCCGCAGGTTTTGCCAATCCGGTCTTCTGGCGTATAACGGGCTGCGGCATGGGCTATGAGCGGCCAGCCCGGCAGACACCGTTGCCCGATTGTGGCGGATCTATTTTCATCAAGGCGTGGGATTTCGGACATGGCGAGTGAACTGATTAATACTGTCGGACCTGACACGCTGCGCGGAGGCAGCGAGTTCACCTTCTTCTTTCCCGACTGGTATGCCGAGATCGCGGATCTGGGCGTGAACGACAACGATCTGCTGGTCTCGGGGTCCGGCGGATCGCTGATGTATCTGACGCCGGGGACCGACACGTTGCGCGGCGGATCGGGCTATGACGAGATCGAGACCTATGCCAGCTTCGATCTGCGCGACGGCGGACGCATCTATACGGCGCATATCCACGGTCTTGCGGTGGATCTGAGGGCCGGCACCTATACCGCACGCTGGCATTCGATGGAGAATGGCGAGATCTCGGCCGAGCCGGTCGTGGTATCGTCCGGGCGGCTTTCCGGGATCGAGAAGGTCCATGGCTCGGCCGGCGACGACACGATGCGCGGATCGGACCGTACGCCGGTGATCTGGAACGGCAGTCCTGTCGCAGAGACCTTCGTCTCGAGCAAGGGCAACGATCTGATCGACGGCCGAGGCGGCCTGGACGGGGTGGACTACACCTATTTTGACTATGAGCCGGACAGCCTGCCAGGCACGATCACCGTGAACAACAGCACCGGCCGGGCCATCGACCCCTGGGGACATCAGGATACGTTGCGCGGCATCGAAGAGTTCGATTTCTCGGATCTCTCGCTGGTGCGCTTTGCCGGCAGCGCGGCGGATGAAACTGTCCGGGTCTGGGCCAGCACGGGAGGAAGCCGCTATGACGGCAAGGGCGGCACCGACCGGATCGTCTTTGCCGTCGTGGCCGGGGCCGGCACGACCACGGGGATCGTTGCCGACATGGTGACCGGAACTGCGCGCTATGAGGATGGCAGCACGACCACGTTCAAGTGGTTCGAGAATGTGACCGGATCGCGGCTGGACGATCTGATCACCGGCGATGGACGGGCCAACTGGATCGCCGGCAGCGATGGCAATGACACGCTTTATGGCATGGCAGGCGACGATACGCTGTCGGGCGGGCTGGGGCGCGACGTTCTGGAGGGCGGTGCTGGGAACGACACCATCCTGCTGAGCGGGGCGACGGGGGCCGGACCAGTGCGCGTGCGCGGCTTCGACTTCTTCGCCGACAGGTTCGACGCCAGTGCGCTTCAGCCTGCAATATCCGCCATGCCCGGGCAGGGGGTTGAAGCCGAACCCTCGGGCCTGCGCTATGATCTGACGGTGGATGGCGGCAATCTGCTGGTCAAGGTTCAGGGCGGGCTGGGCAAGTCGCTTGCAGTACTTGCCAATGGGGTTGCCCGGCTGAATGCGGCCCTGGACGATGCCATGGTCGAGACGGGCGCGGTGGTCGAGGTGGCCACGGGCGCCACGGGGGTGCAGACCATCGCGGGCGCTGCGCGCGACGACCTGCTGATTGGCGGGAACTGGGGCAATGTCATGTCGGGGGGCGCGGGCAGCGATGCCATGATCGGTGCCGAGGGCAATGACGAGCTGGCGGGCGCGACAGGCAACGACATCGTCGCCGGGTTGGGCGAGGACGATCTGCTGCGTGGCTGGACAGGCGACGACCTGCTGTTCGGCGGCAGCGGCGATGATTATCTGGCCGGGCAGGATGGCAACGACACGCTGGTGGGCGGCACCGGCCATGACCGGCTGCGGGGCGGGGCCGGCGCGGATGTGTTCGTGCTGGGACCGAACGATGGCCCCGACGAAAACACGCTGCGCGATCAGGTGCAGGATTTCCAGATCGGCGTGGATCGGCTGGATCTTTCGGCATTCGGGCTGACAGGCGCCGCCCGTGATCCGGCAACCTGGGGGTTCGAGTGGCGCACCAGCAAGGTGGTGGTGGTCCGTCTGCCCGGCGTTGACGGTCCCGCGTTCGAACTGCGCGGTGCGGCAGTCGTCAGGCAGAACGAAGCGGCGCTGAAGGATGCCGCGCTTTATATGTTCACGCCAGCGGCGCAGGACATGGCGGGCGGTGCCGAAAACGACCAGCTTGCCGGCGGCACCGGGGCAGATCTGCTGGACGGAGGTCGCGGCGCCGACCTGCTGACGGGTGCGGGCGGGCGCGACATGCTGTTTGGCGGGGCGGGATCGGACACGCTGTACGGCGGGGCGGGCCGCGACCTGCTGTCGGGCGGCGAGGGACGCGACAGCCTGTCAGGCGGTGGCGGTGACGATATGATGCTGGGCGGCGCAGGCGCCGACACGCTGACGGGCGGGAACGGGGCCGATGTGTTCTTCTTCGTGCAGGCCGACCTGGCCGGCGCAACCGACCGTATCACCGATTTCGAACTGGGCACGGACCGGCTGGCCTTCGATTTCGATGCGGCCAGTGCGCTGACCTATCAGACCGGAACCAACGAGGTCATCGTCAGCCTGAAGGACACCGGCGCGCAGGTCGTCGTGCTGGAGATCGACCGCATCGACGTTGCCCTGATCGAAGGCGGCGGCCTGCTGTAGGTGTCAAGCCTTGGCATCTGGCTCTGGTGGAACCTCGCGGGCCCATCCCGGCATTCCGATGCCGTCGTGGGCGGCCACATCATCAGGATCCGGGTGTTTCAGAAATCCTGAATCTTGATTAAGTCCAATGAATTTGACTGATGTGCCCAAGGGGTGAAGATGGCGCGGTCGGCCAGCGGCACAGATCTGTTCCCGGGCCGATCCATCCCGGATCCGCACAAAGGACTTGCCATGACGCCCCCGCCCATCATCGACGCCCTTCAATGCGGCAACTTTGACCGCGAGGTCTTTCAGATGCTTCAGGCGGGGGGGTATCGCTGTGTCACCCCTACGCTGGGCTTCTGGGAAGGCACGCTGGAATCCCTGGATTCCCTTGCCCGCTGGCGCGACATGGAGCGTGAAAATGCCGACCTGATCCGCATCGTGCGGCGCGCAGATGACATCCGGGCCTGTTTTGCCGATGGCAAGCTGGGCATCCTGCTGGGCTATCAGAACACCAACCTGCTGGAAGACCGCATCCGCTATGTCGAGCTGTTTGCCGATCTTGGCGTGCGGGTGTTGCAGCTGACCTACAACAACCAGAACGAACTGGGTGGTTCCTGCTATGAGAAAGAGGATAGCGGCCTGACCCGCTTTGGTCGCGAGGTGGTGGGGGAAATGGCGCGTTGCGGGATCGTGGTGGATTGCTCGCATACCGGCGACCGAACTGCGCTGGATGCCATCGAACACAGCCCCAAGCCCATCGCCATTACCCATGCCAACCCGGCTTCGGTCTTTCCGCATGCGCGCAACAGGTCGGACCGGGTGCTGAAGGCGCTGGCCGAACGCGGTGGGGTCATCGGATGCGCGGCCTATCGCAACATCACCCCCGACTGGGCCTGCGCCACTGCGCGCGGGTTTGCCGAACTGATTGCCCGCACGGTTGAAATTGCCGGCGTCGATCATGTCGGCATCGGCACCGATTTCAGCTACAAGGGCGACGATGCCTTTCGTGCCTGGATGCGGATGGGCCGCTGGTCGCGTCAGCTGAATTACGGGGCGGGATCGGCAGCCGCGCCCGGGGCGGTCGAAAAGCCGGAATGGCTGCCTGCGGCGGACCGGCTGGCCGATCTGGTGCCCGCGCTGCGTGATGTCGGCTTCTCGGACGAGGAGGTGGCCAAGATAATGGGCGGCAACTGGCTGCGGCTTTACGGATCTGTTTTCGGCTGATCGGTCACGGGTTCCAGCCCCAGCCGCTCGGCCTGATCCGTCACCGTCCGGCGCACGCGGTCCAGCAGCAGCATGGTCGCCGGCGACAGCCGGCGGCCGCGACGTTTCAGGATTCCGATGGTCCGGTATGCGGCGGGATCCACAATCGGCAGGAACCGTACCCCGGTCGGGGCAAGCGACCGCGAAAGATTGGGCATGACGCAACTTCCCATGCCGGCGCGGATCATCGCAAAGGCTGAGCTGGCGCTGGACACCCGCAGGGTGACGGGGTTGCGTTCAAGAATCTCGCGCAGATAGCCTTCGTAGTTCTCGAACGCGACCAGTGGTTGGGCCAGCACGGTGTCCCAGCCCACCGCCGCGCCCTGAATGGCCAGGGCGTGGTTGTCTTCACACACGAGGCTGTAGCGGTCTACGAACAGCGGTTCGTACAGCACTTCCTCGCGCAGGGATGGCCCACGTCCAAAGGCCACGTCGACCAGACCGTCTGCCACCAGGTCCCCCAGCCGGATCGACAGCGATTCCCGCAGGCTGATGCGGAACTCGGGCAGTTTCTGGCGCACCCTTCGCACGGCCGCAGGCAGGATTTCGGCAGCAAAGGACACCACAGCTGCCACAGTGCAATGGCTGCTTTCGGTGCGGGCGTTGGCGGTGATGCTGGCGCAGGCCGTATCGTAGTGGTTCAGCAGATCGCGCGCTGTCTCCACGCAGTTCCAGCCAAGGCGGGTGGGGTGGGCCTTGCGGTCACCGTCGAACAGCGGTGTGCCGATGGCTTCCTCCAACTGCTTGAGCGACATGGAAACCGCCGAAGGTGTGCGCCCCAGCTTCTGTGCTGCTACCCGGATGCTGCCGGTCTCGGCCACCGCCACAAGCACGCGAAAGTTCATCAGAGTCAGCATGGCGATGGTCCTGGATATGTTCAGTTTGATTGAACAGTAGTTCAGATCAATGAATTTGACTGGACAAGACGGATTTGTAAACCTTGCCTTAACGACGGGGGAAAAGGCCCCGCAGCCTCCCTGAAACGCGCCACACTGACGGCCAACCGGCTGCCACATCCCCGCCAGTTCGCGGGGGGCCAGAGACTTCTCGACAAGGACTGAAGCCATGAACCATCTGGATCGCTTCTATATTGGTGGCGCTTGGGTTGCCCCGGCCAGCCCGGCCCTGATCCCGGTGGAAAACCCGGCAACCGGCGCGATTGTGGCACATGTTGCCCAAGGCACCGCTGCCGATGTTGACGCGGCGGTTGCCGCCGCACGAAAGGCCTTCGATACGGGGGCCTGCGGGGATCGGGAATTCCGGCTGGCGTTGCTGCGCCGGATCCTTGCCGCCTATGGCGACCACCAGTCCCGGATTGGTGACCTGATCGCGGATGAGATCGGTGCGCCGCGCGCCTTTGCCCGCAATGTGCAGGCTGGCAGCGCGCTCAACCATCTGCGCAAGGCGATCGAGGTTCTGGAAAACTACGCCTTCGAGGATCTGCGCGGCACTACCATGGTGCGGCATGAGCCCATCGGCGTTGCAGGGTTGATCACGCCTTGGAACTGGCCGATCAATCAGGTCGCCTGCAAGGTTTTCCCGGCACTTGCCGCTGGCTGTTCCATGGTTCTGAAGCCTTCGGAACTTTCCCCGCTTTCGGCCATCGCATTGACCGAGCTGCTGCATGACGCTGGCGTGCCGCCCGGCGTCTTCAACCTCGTCCAGGGCGAAGGCCCCGAAGTGGGCGAGGCGCTGGCACGCCATCCGGGCGTTGACATGATTTCGCTGACCGGATCGGCGCGCGCTGGTGCCGCCGTCACGGTTGCGGCGGCGCCCACGGTCAAGCGCGTCTGCCTGGAACTGGGCGGCAAGGCGGCCAATATCCTGCTGGACGATGTCGATCTGGAGGCAGCCGTAACGCGTGGGGTGCAGAACTGCATGCGGAACGCGGGGCAATCCTGTTCTGCCCCCACCCGCATGCTGGTGCCGCACGCCCAGATGGGCCGCGCAGCAACCATCGCTGCGCAGGTGGCCGACGGGCTGAAGGTCGGTCCGCCCGACGCCGAAGGTGTCGATCTGGGGCCGCTGATCAGCGCGCGCCAGCTGGAAAGGGTGCGCGCCTATATCGACAGCGGCATTGCCGAAGGTGCCCGACTGGTCGCTGGTGGCCCGGACCGGCCAGAGGCATTGGCTGCGGGCCATTTCGTCCGCCCGACCGTCTTTGCCGATGTCACCCCTGACATGCGGATTGCGCAGGAGGAGATCTTTGGTCCGGTGCTGTGCCTGATCGGCTACGGCAGCGACGACGAGGCGGTGGCCATTGCCAATGGCACGGTGTTCGGACTGACGGCCTATGTCCAGTCTCCCGATCTCGACCGCGCGCGGGCCATCGCCCGGCGCCTGCGCGCCGGCAGCGTGCTGCTGAACTATGCGCCGGTCGATCCGAACGGGCCTTTTGGCGGGTTCAAGCAATCGGGGAACGGGCGGGAATACGGAATCTTCGGCTTCGAGGAGTTCCTGGAGGTCAAGGGCATGGTTGGTTACGCCTGATCGGGGCGACGGAGAGGGCTGCGCAACGACGCGGTCGCGAACGACAGGGAAACGAGATGACACCAGATCAACCGGGCATACAGCCCATCGTCAGGCTCGCCGGGGTCCACAAGACCTACGAGGCTGAAACCGGCAATGTCCGCGCGCTGGAACCCGTCAGTTTCAGCATGGAGCGCGGTCATATCGTCAGCGTGGTCGGCCCCTCGGGGTGCGGCAAGTCCACGCTGCTGCGCATCCTTGCAGGGATAGACCCGGCCACGGGCGGTCAGGTCGTGATTGACGGGCGCCCGATCACCGGGCCGGTGCCGAACATGGGCATCGTATTCCAGCGCGACTTGCTGCTGGACTGGCGCAACGTGCTGGACAACGTGATGCTGCCGGCCGAACTGGCGCGCGCCAATACGCCCGAAATTCGCGCCCGCGCCATCGCGCTGCTGACGGAACTGGGCGTTGGCGACTTTCTCAACCGGTTGCCGTTTGAACTGTCGGGCGGCATGCGGCAACGCGTGGCAATCGCCCGCGCGCTGCTGATGCGCCCCTCGCTGCTGCTGCTGGACGAACCATTCAGCGCGTTGGATGCGATGACCCGCGATCAGATGAACGTGATCCTGCAACGGCTGCAACAGCATGAGCAGGTCACCACGCTGCTGATTACCCATTCCATCGCCGAGGCGGTGTTCCTGTCGGACAAGGTTGTGGTGATGTCCTCTCGACCTGGTCGCGTGCTGGATGTGCTGGACATCGACCTGCCCAAGCCGCGCCCGCTGTCGATCCGCGAAGAGCCGGCGTTTACCGCCCTTGCGCGCCGGATCCGCGTTCTGTTCGAGAAAGAAGGGGTTCTTGCCGCATGAACGCTGCATCCACCACTGTCAGCACAACGACCTCTGGCCCCTCGGCGAGTGTGGTCCAACGCCGTCGCCGCCGGATCCTGCGCAATGCCGCTCTGCCGGTGCTGAGCGCGATTGTCGGACTGATCGTCTGGGAAATCGTGGTTCGCGCCTTTGACATCCCGGCCTATCTGCTGCCGGCCCCCACCGAGGTGGTCGAGGTACTGTTCAACCGCTTTCCCTATCTGATGACCAATCTTGGCTACACGATGTTCTCGGCGCTGCTGGGGTTCACCCTGGCAATGATCCTTGGGGTGGGCCTTGGCATCGCCATTGCCTCATCCCCCGTCGTCGACAGGGTGGTCTATCCCTGGCTGGTGATCTCGCACGCAATCCCCAAGGTCGTTGTAGCGCCGCTTTTGCTGGTCTGGATCGGCTTCGGGGTCAAAAGCGGGGTGATCTTCGTGGTGTTCTTCACCTTCTTCACGATCGTGGTGAACACAGTAATGGGCCTGAAATCCGCCGACCCCGATCTGCTGCACATGGTGCGGTCGATGGGCGCCAGCAAGATGAAGGTTCTGTGGAAGATCAAGCTGCCGAACGCGCTGCCCAACATTTTCACCGGGATCAAGATTGCCGCCACGCTGGCCCCGGTCGGCGCGGTGATCGGCGAGTTCGTCGCGTCGAACCGTGGGCTTGGCTATGTGCTGATCCAGGCTGTGGGCAGCATGTCCATCGACCTTGCCTTTGCCGCGGTATTCCTGGTGTCGGGCTTTGGCGTGATCGTCTGGTATCTGGCCGAGCTGATCGAAAAGCGCATCCTGCCCTGGCACGCCAGCCAGCGCGGTCAGCACTGACCATTCCGCCTGCACGCCGCATCCCGGCGCGCAGGAACCCGCCGGTCTTTTCCGGCCGCAAATCAGAACGGGATCAACCCGCCAAGTCAGACCGACAGCACCGGGCCGCGTCGCGGCACCGCCAACAGAGGAACTGCCATGCGCCATTCACTTATCTCTGCCGTTGCCGCAACCGTGCTTGCCCTGCCGGCCCATGCCGAAACCCGGGTGCGACTGGGGCTGGACTGGGGCTATCTGCCCTATCACGCCCCCATCGCGCTGGGGGTGGACAAGGGATACTTCAAGGACGAGGGGATAGACCTGTTCATGGAGCCGGGCCGCGGTTCGGCCAGCACCGCCATCATGCTGGGCGAAGGCAACTACGACATCGCCCATATCAACACCTCCAATGCCGCCGTCGCCATTTCCAAGGGCGTGCCGATCCGGACGGTCGCCGTCTACCAGACACGCACGGCGGCCTCGTTCATCGGCATCAAGGGCAAGGTGAAGCTGGACAGCGTCGAGGCGATCAAGGGCTATCGCATCGGCAGCACCCCCGGCGGATCGGACCAGCTGAGCCTGCGCATCTTCCGTGCAGTGAACAAACTGGGCGAGATGGATCTGGACGTGGTGTCGCTGGATGCAAACGCCAAGCAGGCCGGGCTGATGTCGGGCAATGTTCAGGTGATCAGCGGTGACGGTTTTGCCTATGGCGCCATCATCCGGGGCACCGGGCAAGAGGCCGAGATCTTTTCGCTGGCCGATGCGGGCGTGCCCCTGATGGGCTTTGGCTATTCGGTGAACACAAAATTCCTCGAGTCCAGCCCCGAAACCATCACCGCCTTCCTGCGCGCTGTCAAACGGTCGTGGCAGGATGCGGTCGCCGACCCGGATGGCACCTGTGAAAAGGGCCGCGCCAAGCTGGAGCTGACGCACAAGCAGGACGCCTGCGTCGACTATCTCAAGGGGCTGATGGCGATTTCCGACGACCCTGCCTTGGCGGGCTGGGGTGCCAGGACCGAAGCCGAATGGTCGGCGCTGATCAGCACGCTGGCCGAGGTCGGGGAAATCCAGTCGCCGGGTGATCTGGCCACCTACTACACCAACGCGCTGCTGCCGAACTGATCGCGGCGCGATCCATCGAAAGGACCAAAGCCTTGGGCAAGACGGATGCGATCGTCGTCGGAGGGGGCCACAACGGCCTGTTGTGCGCCGGCTACCTCGCCAAGGCCGGATTGAAGGTGACCCTGCTGGAACGGACCGCCCATATCGGCGGTCCGGCTGCCACGCGGGAATTCTTTCCGGGCTATTTCTCGGCGATCTCCAACTCTCCGGGTTCTCTTGAACCGCGGGTGGTGGCGGATTTCGACCTTGAAGGGCACGGGCTGGTGTTCCGCCGCCCCGACCCGACGCTGGTGCATCCGCTGACCGATGGGCGGCTCTATATCGGCTGGCGCGACCCGGCGCGCAACGATGCCCAGATGAACGCCTGGCGGCCGGGTGAGGCGGCGCGGTTCCACGCCGTGTTCGCCTATCTCAACCGCTTTGCCGAGCGGCTGGGCATCTCGATCTACCGCGAACCGCCCTCGTTGCAAGAGCTGGTCGCCAACCTGACCACGACCGAGGACGAAGAGATGTTCTCGCGGATCATGTTCGGCAGCGTGCGCCAGTTGTTCGAATACTTCGACCTTGCGCCCGAAACGCAGGCCGTCATGGGGCCGCTGTCGGTGGTCAGTGGGTTGGCCGGGCCATCCACTCCGGGCACGCCGTTCAACCTGATGATGCGGCCGCTCTCGCTTGCCTCGCAGAAATCCGACTCCGAGGACGATCCCCGCCGGATGCCCTTGCGCGGATCGACGGGTCTTGCCGTGGGCGGGATGGGGGCCATCGTCGAGGCGATGACCCGTTCGGTCGAGGCGCTTGGCGTCACCATCCTGCGCGAGGCCGAGGTCGAGACCATCGCCGACGAGGCCGCCGGCCCGGTCGTGACCCTGACCGACGGGCGCAGCTTTCAGGCGCCGGTCGTCGTCAGCGCGATGCATCCGCATCTGACGCTGCGCACCGTGCAATCGGCGGCGCCGGAATGGGCGCCCCTGATCGACAAGGCGGGCCGGGTGCCGCCTGCCGGCAGCGCGTTCAAGATCGTGCTGGGATTGGGCGACATGCCCCGCTATGCCGCCGCAGCGGACGAAGCCGAGGCGCGCGCCCTGGCCTCTGCCCAGCTGCGGATCGCGCCGACGCTCGACTACCTTGAGGATTGCCATGCCGATCTGGCACGTGGCCGGATGCCGGAAAACCCGCTGATCTGGGGGCTGTGTCATTCGATGACCTCGCCGCAGATGGCGCCCGAGGGCAAACACATCCTGTCGATCAACCTGGGCGGCGCGCCGCACCGGGGGGGAGGGCGCCGGTGCCGGTGGACCGCGACGCGGTGGTGCGCAAGGTGGTCGCGATCATGTCGGAATGGATCCCCAATCTGCCCGACATTGTCGAGCATCAGGCCGTCATCGGTGCCGAAGAATTCGAAGCCGATCTTGGCCTGTTCGGTGCCAACATCGCGCATCTCGACATGATGCCGGTCAACCAGTTCTGGATGCGCCCGCTGCCGGGGCTGCACCGCTACCGCACGCCGACCCGGGGCCTTTACCTTTCGGGGGTGGGGACCTGGCCGGGCGGCTACTTCTCGGGGATCCCCGGGCACAACACGGCGCAAGCCGTGCTTCAGGATCTGGCAACAGGCCGGATCGCCACGACCTCCTGATCATGGAACACCCAATGTCCTCGGAAAAACTTGTCGAATTCCTCGTCAACATCTCGTTCGTCGGTCCGGTCGGCTGGCCCAAGGCAGATGTGGACGCTCTTGTCGCCAAAGAGCGCGCCCATGCGGCAGAGTTGGCCAAGCAGGGTTACCTGGTGCGGATGTGGCGCGTGCCGGCCCGGCGGGAAAACTGGGGGTTGTGGCGTGCCCGCGACGCGACCCATCTGCACGAGATCATCACCGGTCTGCCGTTCTGGCCCTACATGCAGCTGACCGTGCATCCGCTGGCCGCGCATCCCGTCGATCCGCTGAAGTTTGGCCATGGCTCCTGATCAGGTGCCGCCGGGCATGATGCGGATCCAGCCGAACCACCGCCGCAGCCGCGCGGTGGTGGTGAACGGAATGGTCCATATCGGCGGCCAGTTCGCCGACGACCATTCCGGCGACATCGGCGCGCAGACCCGCGAGACGCTGGCCAAGCTTGACGCTTTGCTTGCCGAGTGCGGCAGTGATCGGTCGCATCTTGTTTCCGTCACCATCTGGCTGCGCGACATGGCCGATTTTGACGCGATGAACGCGGTTTACGATGCCTGGATAGATCCGGCGAACCCGCCGACCCGGTGTTGCGGGCAGGTGCGGATGGCCAGCGACGCGATGCGCATCGAACTGACCGCGATTGCCAGGGTGCGCTGACGGACTGTCTGCAATATTGGCCGGGAGGCCACCGCCGCAAAAGCGGCGGTGGACCGGCGCCGTTTCTGGAAAGGACAGCGGCAGGCAGTCCGTCGGGGTGGCCGCGATGATCCCTGGCGGGGTCAGCACACCACCGCTGTCAGCCGGCAGCGTCAGCGTGCGTGGCACGTTCATCCCGGCCAGCCAGTTCGCACCCCGGGGCGAAGGGTCCAGTGCCTGGGCGAACGCTCGCAGCACTGGGCCAGCGCCGCTTCGGCCCCGCCGATGCGCACCCCGTTCCCGGCCAGGATCAGCGGCCGCCGTGCCACCGCCAATGCCGCCGCGGCGGGGTGGATGTCGGGCAGGCCGGGGTCTGCGGGGCGGATATGGGGCGCCGCAGGGTAGAGGACTAGCTGCGCCATCCCGTCCAGCGCGCGAATGGAATAGATCACCGCCATGCGCGCCGGCGACTTTTTCCCCCGCAACCTGGATCTGCTGGCAACCGGGGGGCGGATC contains:
- a CDS encoding RidA family protein, which produces MAPDQVPPGMMRIQPNHRRSRAVVVNGMVHIGGQFADDHSGDIGAQTRETLAKLDALLAECGSDRSHLVSVTIWLRDMADFDAMNAVYDAWIDPANPPTRCCGQVRMASDAMRIELTAIARVR